Proteins encoded by one window of Psychromonas sp. L1A2:
- a CDS encoding lipocalin family protein, with protein sequence MKFLLLIVAILLQTACTGIPDGMKAVKNFDSERYLGTWYEIARLDHSFERGLEKVSATYSMRDDGGIKVVNKGYSTEDKEWKEAVGKAYFVDDKNTGHLKVSFFGPFYGSYIIFKMDQVNYQYAFISSYNHEYLWLLSRTPQISDEVKQDFINTAAEYGFSTDQLIFVDQMTTNTDTK encoded by the coding sequence ATGAAATTTTTATTATTAATCGTAGCAATTTTATTACAAACAGCTTGTACTGGTATTCCGGATGGAATGAAAGCCGTTAAGAACTTTGATAGTGAACGTTATTTAGGTACTTGGTATGAAATTGCACGTTTAGACCATTCTTTTGAAAGAGGGCTTGAAAAAGTTTCAGCGACTTATTCAATGCGTGATGATGGCGGCATTAAAGTCGTTAACAAAGGATACTCTACAGAAGATAAAGAATGGAAAGAAGCGGTTGGTAAAGCGTACTTTGTTGATGATAAAAACACTGGTCACTTAAAAGTGTCTTTCTTTGGCCCATTTTATGGATCGTATATTATTTTTAAAATGGACCAAGTAAATTATCAGTATGCTTTCATTAGTAGCTATAACCACGAATATTTATGGTTATTATCGCGTACGCCGCAGATAAGTGATGAAGTGAAGCAAGACTTTATTAATACTGCCGCTGAATATGGCTTTTCAACCGATCAACTTATTTTTGTTGATCAAATGACAACCAATACAGACACCAAATAA
- a CDS encoding EamA family transporter has product MKKNDLILGILIMVVWGLNFSVIKLGVNEIDPLLLTALRFTLATLPAIFFVKKPDVSWYYLIVYGWLFAIGIWGMATWSIQAGLSAGMASVLLQMNVVFGLFLGYFLLKESLPINKIIGSGLALGGLLLSLTVTDGSVTQLGLMLILFAAISWSLASITVKKAGTKQVFAFSLWAMAFAPIPLFLIVYFQSGSDAFVQLSTQFNDRVIFSVLFQAYPVTLLGYWIWNRLLVTYPLTTVAPLTLLVPIFGLLGGVLFYQEEVGMIKLVASLCVISGILIGFVNVRKLKKI; this is encoded by the coding sequence ATGAAAAAGAACGATTTGATACTAGGTATTTTAATCATGGTTGTCTGGGGGTTAAATTTCTCAGTGATCAAGTTAGGCGTAAACGAAATTGATCCTTTGTTATTAACGGCATTAAGGTTCACTTTAGCAACATTACCCGCTATATTTTTTGTCAAAAAACCAGATGTGTCATGGTATTACCTAATCGTCTATGGCTGGTTATTCGCGATTGGTATTTGGGGAATGGCTACATGGTCTATCCAAGCAGGGTTAAGCGCAGGCATGGCCTCAGTCTTATTACAAATGAATGTAGTATTTGGTTTGTTCTTAGGTTATTTTTTATTAAAAGAATCTCTTCCTATAAATAAAATCATTGGCAGTGGCCTTGCTTTAGGAGGTTTATTATTAAGTTTAACCGTAACAGATGGTTCAGTAACACAATTAGGACTCATGCTAATTTTATTCGCTGCTATATCGTGGAGTTTAGCGAGTATTACAGTCAAAAAAGCAGGCACAAAACAGGTATTTGCATTTAGTTTATGGGCAATGGCTTTTGCGCCTATTCCTCTATTCTTAATCGTCTACTTTCAATCAGGTAGTGATGCTTTCGTACAATTATCAACACAGTTTAATGATCGTGTTATTTTCTCGGTATTATTTCAAGCTTATCCGGTAACTTTATTGGGCTATTGGATTTGGAACCGACTACTAGTTACCTATCCACTAACTACTGTGGCCCCACTTACCTTACTCGTTCCTATTTTTGGTTTATTAGGAGGTGTTTTGTTTTATCAAGAAGAAGTTGGAATGATTAAGTTAGTTGCAAGTTTGTGTGTGATCAGTGGCATTTTAATTGGCTTTGTTAATGTTAGAAAACTTAAGAAAATTTAA
- a CDS encoding aminotransferase-like domain-containing protein, with product MRYKQLAKQCVQQIESGQLLVNSKMPSLRNFKQLHNVSMTTALNCYQHLESLGWLIAKPQSGYYVAQRSLLVEKPQTPTVISFQSSITQPHLPALYNPFIDPCPLGIARYDPDLIPVDKLQQSFRRAMKQQGNQLSHYPNPQGEMTLRDNLSEHFKTVDFHFSATECVITHGCLDAIRTAIEITTEVGDAIAISSPCFSGLLELLGVMGRRVVEIPSVMEGIDLEQLQKQMQLGAIKAGLFCTSHMNPQGTSMSSLQKQKLVELATQYRIPIIEDDVYLELGYGKVIPLPAKHWDQEGYILWCGSISKTIAAGYRLGWCLPGRYLQDYLQQRLFANQGVTSPLQLAIADFIVRGDYINHLKKIRLHLQQQTLQFIAYLQQHLPSNSKISQPAGGFVLWIEVPNLNTPKLRQLGIQKKLDIRVGNSFSTLGLYPHCFRLNIGFSMTAAEVKLQLSDLIKLVKICSEDTPC from the coding sequence ATGCGTTATAAACAATTAGCTAAACAGTGCGTACAGCAGATTGAATCTGGGCAACTCCTTGTAAACAGCAAAATGCCTTCTTTACGTAATTTTAAACAGTTGCATAATGTCAGTATGACGACGGCGTTAAATTGCTATCAGCATTTGGAATCACTGGGGTGGTTAATAGCAAAACCACAGTCAGGATACTATGTAGCTCAAAGATCATTGTTAGTAGAAAAGCCACAAACACCTACTGTCATTAGTTTTCAAAGCTCGATTACACAACCACATTTACCGGCTTTGTATAATCCTTTTATCGATCCTTGCCCATTAGGTATTGCACGTTATGATCCTGATTTAATACCGGTGGATAAACTACAACAAAGCTTTCGGCGCGCAATGAAGCAACAAGGCAATCAACTTAGTCATTACCCTAATCCACAAGGAGAAATGACATTACGCGATAACTTGAGTGAGCACTTTAAAACGGTTGATTTTCACTTTTCTGCTACAGAGTGTGTGATCACACATGGTTGTTTAGATGCCATCAGAACAGCGATTGAAATCACCACAGAAGTCGGTGATGCTATTGCTATCAGTTCACCGTGTTTTTCTGGTTTATTAGAGTTATTAGGGGTGATGGGACGACGTGTGGTTGAGATCCCTTCGGTTATGGAGGGCATTGACCTTGAACAATTACAAAAGCAGATGCAATTAGGGGCGATAAAAGCAGGTTTGTTTTGTACTTCACACATGAACCCACAAGGAACGTCAATGAGTTCGCTGCAAAAACAAAAACTTGTTGAATTAGCGACTCAGTATAGAATTCCTATTATTGAAGACGATGTTTATCTCGAATTAGGTTATGGAAAAGTTATTCCGCTACCTGCAAAACATTGGGACCAAGAAGGCTATATTTTATGGTGTGGTTCTATTTCTAAAACCATTGCGGCAGGGTATCGTTTAGGTTGGTGTTTACCTGGTCGTTATTTGCAAGATTATTTACAACAACGTTTATTTGCAAATCAAGGTGTGACATCACCACTACAGCTTGCTATTGCAGATTTTATTGTACGTGGTGATTATATAAATCACCTTAAAAAAATACGCTTACACTTGCAGCAACAAACATTGCAGTTTATTGCTTATTTGCAACAACACTTACCAAGCAACAGTAAAATTAGCCAACCTGCTGGTGGTTTTGTTTTATGGATTGAGGTTCCTAACCTAAATACGCCTAAATTAAGACAACTTGGCATACAAAAGAAACTAGATATACGTGTGGGTAATAGCTTTAGTACGTTAGGTTTGTACCCACATTGCTTTAGATTGAATATTGGTTTTAGTATGACTGCTGCAGAGGTTAAATTACAATTAAGTGATTTAATTAAATTAGTTAAAATTTGTTCAGAGGATACACCATGTTAG
- a CDS encoding HAD family hydrolase, whose protein sequence is MSYQAAIFDMDGLLLDTERVCMQAFEQACIQLSLPFVKSAYLKIIGRNAKGIEEAIMSHYAQYIEYAPLRKAWMDGYWPVVENQAIPVKSGVIDLLEWFKTQNIPVAVATSTHNKLAATKLRLAKIDHYFEHISSGCEVTHGKPHPEIFLLAAKRLNIPAEQCLAFEDSSNGVLSALAAKMQVYQVPDLVIPDQEIIALGHQIQPSLDVVLTQLKQQKKAD, encoded by the coding sequence ATGTCCTACCAAGCTGCTATTTTTGATATGGATGGCCTACTACTAGATACCGAACGTGTTTGTATGCAAGCTTTCGAACAAGCTTGCATACAACTATCACTGCCTTTTGTTAAAAGTGCTTATTTGAAAATCATTGGTCGCAATGCCAAAGGGATTGAAGAAGCAATTATGTCGCATTATGCACAGTACATTGAGTATGCACCTTTACGTAAAGCTTGGATGGATGGTTATTGGCCCGTCGTAGAGAATCAAGCTATCCCTGTAAAATCTGGCGTCATTGATTTATTAGAATGGTTTAAAACACAAAATATTCCCGTGGCTGTGGCGACCTCAACACACAACAAGTTAGCAGCGACCAAGTTAAGGTTGGCTAAAATAGATCATTATTTTGAACATATCAGTAGTGGTTGCGAAGTCACTCATGGCAAACCACACCCTGAGATTTTTTTGTTAGCAGCAAAACGCTTAAATATTCCAGCAGAGCAATGCTTAGCTTTTGAAGATTCAAGTAATGGGGTTTTATCAGCGCTAGCAGCAAAAATGCAAGTTTACCAAGTCCCTGACCTAGTCATACCAGATCAGGAAATCATTGCTTTAGGCCATCAAATTCAACCATCACTCGATGTCGTTTTAACTCAACTTAAACAGCAAAAAAAAGCTGATTAG
- a CDS encoding AraC family transcriptional regulator, whose amino-acid sequence MPTRLHLIRASHLHPVIQYMQTLSMPVESLLEEAELSLALLVEPNQLILEKKVWRFLELAAEFNNMPHLATSLTEQSHLSQYGGFTEHLLKADNLYQALQFLIQEINLHHNNNYFWIQESEECIWICRPQHPYIKDNQWQVEQHVMSLLCMLIEFYAGEGWLPKKIKLQDNKAVGIERSRFFKNTEIKLGQPYSAIAIDHILLKDRSLISQFPKPSSLDYIPDSFVQGFKLLLKQNYFGQSWLAENIATALETSVRTLKRKLHSQGTSLRKVFDEVRFQQACDLIEQDVHDYDVLAEKLSYTHANNFVRAFKRWSGITPREYIRLRNIELLKKNEAW is encoded by the coding sequence ATGCCAACGCGATTACATTTAATTAGAGCAAGTCACCTACATCCTGTCATTCAGTATATGCAAACATTATCTATGCCAGTAGAGTCTTTACTTGAGGAAGCTGAGTTAAGTCTTGCCCTATTAGTAGAACCTAACCAATTAATTTTAGAAAAGAAAGTTTGGCGGTTTCTAGAGCTCGCCGCTGAATTTAATAATATGCCACATCTAGCGACTTCTTTAACAGAACAAAGTCATTTATCTCAATATGGTGGTTTTACAGAACATTTATTAAAAGCAGATAACCTTTATCAGGCTTTACAGTTTTTAATTCAAGAAATTAATTTACACCATAATAATAACTATTTTTGGATCCAAGAAAGTGAGGAATGCATTTGGATTTGTCGTCCTCAACATCCTTATATTAAAGATAATCAATGGCAAGTTGAACAGCATGTAATGAGTTTACTTTGTATGTTAATTGAATTTTATGCAGGAGAGGGCTGGCTTCCTAAGAAAATAAAGTTACAAGATAATAAAGCTGTAGGAATAGAGCGATCTCGTTTTTTTAAAAATACAGAAATTAAGTTAGGACAACCTTATTCCGCCATTGCAATTGATCACATTTTATTAAAAGACCGTTCATTAATAAGCCAGTTTCCTAAACCTTCTAGTCTTGATTATATTCCTGATTCCTTTGTACAAGGATTTAAGTTACTTTTAAAGCAAAACTATTTTGGACAGAGTTGGTTGGCTGAAAATATAGCCACGGCGCTAGAGACGAGTGTTCGTACTTTAAAAAGAAAGTTACATAGCCAGGGTACATCGTTACGTAAGGTGTTTGATGAAGTTCGTTTTCAGCAAGCATGTGACTTAATTGAACAAGATGTACATGATTATGATGTGTTAGCTGAAAAGCTTTCTTATACACACGCAAATAACTTTGTACGTGCCTTCAAACGCTGGAGTGGCATTACGCCAAGGGAATATATACGCCTGCGTAATATAGAATTATTGAAAAAGAATGAGGCATGGTGA